The Syntrophotalea acetylenivorans genome contains the following window.
TTCATTGTAATTGTCTGCAGCTTTTAGTTCTGTCCTATTTTCTTGGTATGATGTCGATAATGAAGAAGTTTTTTTCCAAGATAACTCTTAGACAGAAATTGACGTGGATTATTCTGTTGGTTTGTAGCATTGTACTACTGCTCTCTTCCTTGGCTTATTTCGGTTTAGAGATCATTTCCTTCAGGCGCTCAATGGCTGCCCACCAAACGTCATTGGCAGAGATCATAGCTGCCAATGCGGCGATAGCTCTTCCTTTCAAAGATCGGCCTTTGGCCCGCAATACCCTGGCGACCTTAGCATCAGAGCCAAACATCCAACTTGCATATATTTTCGATAAACATAATGAACCTATCGCGCAGTACCTTAGAAAAGACACTTCATCGAAACCCTTTGTAAGTGGGTATCCCCAAATCTCTCCTGCCGAATATAAACAGTTGGCGGAAGGAGTTCAGGCAGGGGAAAAGAGCTTTTTCTTTTCCAGTAATCACTTGGCGGTATTTTGTCCTGTTGTCACTCAGGGGCAACGGGTCGGCATGGTTTATCTCAATTCTGACTTGGGAGCTTTTGCCCGTTGGAAGCGTCTTTTTGCAGGTAGTGTGATCGCTGTTTTGGGCCTCTCCTTTTTGCTCGCTTATCTACTGTCGAGGCAATTACAACATATCATCTCGCGGCCCATCCTTTATCTTGTCGATAAAATGCATGCCGTGACCAACGATGAAGATTTCACTATACGGGCAAAAATAAGCTCCCATGACGAAGTAGGAGCTCTGATTGTCGGCTTTAACGAGATGCTTGAACATTTGCAGGATCGCGACCAGCAGCTCGCCAAATATCGACAACACTTAGAAGACCTGGTCTGTAAGCGAACGGCCGAATTGCGCTCTACCAATGAGGAATTGCAGGAAACCGTAGCTGAATTGGTCCAGACCAGGGACGCAGCAGAAGAAGCGAGCCGTACCAAATCCCGTTTTCTCGCCAATATCAGTCATGAGCTTCGTACGCCTATGGTCGGGGTTCTTAGCAGCACTGAATTGCTTTTAAATAGCGGACTCGACTCAGAGCAACTCAGCCTTGTAGAAACCCTGAACAGCTCCGGCGAGGCGCTGCTGGAGATTCTCAATGATCTGTTGGATCTTTCCAAAATTGAAGCGGGGAAACTGTCTCTTGAAAACGTAGAGTTTGATCTGCTGGAAGTGATCGATTGTCCCATTGAGTTGTTGGGGAAGGTGGCTTTTGCTAAAGGGATAGAATTGATTTGCCATGTTGCCCCGGAGATTCCCTCTGTATTGTGTGGGGACCCCGGCCGGCTACGGCAGATTCTTTTCAACTTGTTGAGTAATGCCATTAAGTTTACTCATTCAGGTGAGGTTTTATTGAGGGTTTTACCTGAACAAGAATCGCCTGATTGGGTAAAGCTTCGTTTCGAAGTAATTGATACCGGGATCGGTATAGAACCGGCAGACCAACAACGAATATTTGAATCTTTTTCTCAAGCGGACAATTCGACCACACGCTTGCATGGCGGTACTGGACTTGGTTTATCTATTGTTAAGCAATTGGTTCATATCATGGGTGGTCAGGTCGGCCTTGAGAGTAACCCCGGTAGCGGATCGGTCTTTTCTTTCGCTGTTACTTTTAATAAGGAGGAAGTTGTACCGGTTAAGCCCGCCGAAGGTGCTGGTAAGAGGATTCTGGTCATTGAAAAAAATCTGACAGCCTGCCGCATGTTAAAACAACACTTACAGTATGCGGGCTGGTGTGTTCAGATCAGCCAAAAATGTCCTTTAACGGAGATAGAGCTTGAAGAAAGTCTGGCTCACAATGAATTTTACGATGTTGTTCTAATCAGTGATTCTTTTCCTTTGGAACAAAGATGGGCATTGTTGGATGTGCTCAGACGTTCTATTGCTGTTCATAGT
Protein-coding sequences here:
- a CDS encoding response regulator, with product MKKFFSKITLRQKLTWIILLVCSIVLLLSSLAYFGLEIISFRRSMAAHQTSLAEIIAANAAIALPFKDRPLARNTLATLASEPNIQLAYIFDKHNEPIAQYLRKDTSSKPFVSGYPQISPAEYKQLAEGVQAGEKSFFFSSNHLAVFCPVVTQGQRVGMVYLNSDLGAFARWKRLFAGSVIAVLGLSFLLAYLLSRQLQHIISRPILYLVDKMHAVTNDEDFTIRAKISSHDEVGALIVGFNEMLEHLQDRDQQLAKYRQHLEDLVCKRTAELRSTNEELQETVAELVQTRDAAEEASRTKSRFLANISHELRTPMVGVLSSTELLLNSGLDSEQLSLVETLNSSGEALLEILNDLLDLSKIEAGKLSLENVEFDLLEVIDCPIELLGKVAFAKGIELICHVAPEIPSVLCGDPGRLRQILFNLLSNAIKFTHSGEVLLRVLPEQESPDWVKLRFEVIDTGIGIEPADQQRIFESFSQADNSTTRLHGGTGLGLSIVKQLVHIMGGQVGLESNPGSGSVFSFAVTFNKEEVVPVKPAEGAGKRILVIEKNLTACRMLKQHLQYAGWCVQISQKCPLTEIELEESLAHNEFYDVVLISDSFPLEQRWALLDVLRRSIAVHSTRVVAMGPRNSHASWDQGTIEVVSSYLYKPLLPSKLHKLLDDILVSSPNPLPSPPNVENFEPSPVEDNRAAGAILVAEDNPTTSKLIDISLSNLGYQVTIVTDGQAVVNAVEQQAFDLLLMDCQMPIMDGYTASKQIRGAGHKIPIIALTASSRQEDEARCREAGMNDFVCKPFKHKVLHQVIAQWLTEARTITA